The following proteins are encoded in a genomic region of [Eubacterium] hominis:
- a CDS encoding YigZ family protein: MYRLKEDHMEELDIKKSRFLCYLHKSFCEEDAKAFILKIKKEHPNATHHCYAFVIGEHNELQRSNDDGEPSGTAGVPMLECLMHSQMQDITAVVVRYFGGIKLGAGGLIRAYSKSVSNALQHAVITKKENMKKYSLTFSYDLIGKLDHYLRINHIIILDKVYDEQVTYTFLVKDAIDEDISEMSNGAFLPEFIEDVIIDMDITLEES, from the coding sequence ATGTACAGATTAAAAGAAGATCATATGGAAGAGCTAGATATCAAAAAAAGCCGCTTCCTGTGCTATTTACATAAAAGTTTTTGTGAAGAAGACGCAAAAGCGTTTATCTTAAAAATCAAGAAGGAACATCCCAATGCGACACATCATTGTTATGCCTTTGTGATTGGTGAACATAATGAATTACAACGAAGCAATGATGATGGGGAACCTTCTGGTACTGCCGGTGTACCCATGCTGGAATGTTTAATGCATTCTCAGATGCAGGATATCACAGCGGTTGTTGTTCGCTATTTTGGCGGTATTAAATTGGGTGCTGGTGGATTGATTCGGGCATATTCTAAAAGTGTATCCAATGCCCTGCAGCACGCTGTTATCACAAAAAAAGAAAATATGAAGAAATATTCTCTCACATTTTCTTATGACCTGATTGGAAAACTTGACCATTACCTGCGTATAAATCATATTATCATATTAGATAAGGTATATGATGAACAGGTAACTTATACATTTCTAGTAAAAGATGCAATCGATGAGGATATCAGTGAAATGAGCAATGGTGCTTTCCTTCCTGAATTTATTGAAGATGTTATAATAGATATGGATATCACATTAGAGGAATCATAA
- a CDS encoding maltodextrin glycosyltransferase: MKYLPLLLQNLEKEAEIHEKDIFNYALPQSWNLFGYSDTRILRNNEILVNPYAFYHYSFQHLFFDEKGKLKKAQSLVKKDWLKKANIYSLHIRSASAWDHDRDDNLNENLYGLKDNGTFLKAMLLLPFYKRMGINTILLHQIFSLGKTHTTHDYSNKECVLDFRLIDDQLKDPLVPQLSAKQQCIAFMEACHLLGFHVILEYCPGKMSIDNFYARECPEYFYWIKEEEYKNYHAPICHALPQNTLPFSYTLKDFYRSEDVKEHIQKFVKHDDPCKKVLAPAFSDQINANLPIDEDTTYFRFYEDIHTHAPAELKKAGIPYMTQDIIRADLHPAKKPFTALWDTLTENIIWYQNELQVDGIFLGKPFLIPEKLQKQMAVQAKKNKKGFVMIAEDTIHENGALWKRKGYDAISGNSAYEETQIEQYRFHNFAYQLKGCVCPMFAASEFYDSRRSSCLENGKTLTNMLSIMNMFLPNGIPMYMNGVESYEVQPLQLSEYGDQKYLYSLPKSDTRYLKQAYIDRYYYNYLAHDLNTLPTLMEHANHIREEYIEEIHTPQACIPVWFDTPRDAGIGFTYVKEDKALLVVCNTNVHQSVHLHIHTENLMSELPFRYQSILQIYSTNDPYIHDVFMDDFQNIPMDFAPGEIKFIEFKAQ, encoded by the coding sequence ATGAAATATTTACCATTACTCTTACAAAACCTGGAAAAAGAAGCTGAAATTCACGAAAAGGATATCTTTAATTATGCACTTCCCCAGTCCTGGAATTTATTCGGCTACTCCGACACAAGGATTTTAAGAAACAACGAAATACTTGTAAATCCTTATGCATTTTATCATTATTCTTTCCAACATCTGTTTTTTGATGAAAAAGGAAAACTGAAAAAAGCACAGTCACTTGTGAAAAAAGACTGGCTAAAAAAAGCAAACATCTATTCTTTACATATCCGCAGTGCGAGTGCATGGGATCATGACCGTGACGACAATTTAAATGAAAATTTATATGGTCTAAAGGATAATGGAACCTTTTTAAAGGCAATGCTGCTTTTACCATTTTATAAACGTATGGGTATCAATACCATCCTGCTTCATCAGATATTCAGTTTAGGAAAAACGCATACCACACATGATTATTCTAATAAAGAATGTGTTTTGGATTTCCGTTTGATTGACGATCAGCTAAAGGATCCTTTGGTACCACAGTTATCTGCCAAGCAACAGTGTATTGCCTTCATGGAAGCCTGTCATCTATTAGGATTTCATGTGATACTGGAATATTGTCCTGGTAAAATGTCTATCGATAATTTCTACGCAAGAGAGTGTCCAGAATACTTCTATTGGATCAAAGAAGAGGAATATAAAAACTATCATGCGCCAATCTGTCATGCTTTACCACAAAATACACTGCCTTTTTCTTATACTTTAAAGGATTTTTATCGCAGTGAGGATGTAAAGGAGCATATCCAAAAGTTTGTGAAACATGATGATCCTTGTAAGAAAGTATTAGCACCTGCTTTTTCTGATCAAATCAATGCCAATCTTCCTATTGATGAGGATACAACATATTTTCGCTTCTATGAAGATATTCATACACACGCACCTGCTGAGCTGAAAAAAGCCGGTATCCCTTATATGACACAGGATATCATCCGTGCAGATCTGCATCCTGCCAAAAAACCGTTCACAGCACTTTGGGATACTTTAACAGAGAATATCATCTGGTATCAGAATGAATTACAGGTGGATGGTATTTTCCTTGGTAAACCATTTTTGATTCCGGAAAAGCTTCAGAAACAAATGGCTGTACAAGCAAAGAAAAATAAAAAAGGCTTTGTGATGATTGCGGAAGATACCATTCATGAAAATGGTGCCTTATGGAAACGTAAAGGATATGATGCTATATCTGGAAACAGTGCTTATGAAGAAACCCAGATTGAACAATATCGCTTCCATAACTTTGCTTATCAGTTAAAAGGCTGCGTATGTCCAATGTTTGCTGCCAGTGAATTTTATGATTCCAGAAGAAGCAGCTGTTTAGAAAATGGCAAGACGTTGACAAATATGTTAAGTATCATGAATATGTTTTTACCAAATGGCATTCCAATGTATATGAATGGTGTGGAAAGCTATGAGGTACAGCCACTGCAGCTTAGTGAATACGGGGATCAAAAGTATTTGTACTCCCTTCCTAAATCAGATACCCGTTATCTGAAGCAGGCATATATTGATCGTTATTATTATAACTATCTTGCTCATGATTTAAATACATTGCCTACATTAATGGAGCACGCTAATCACATCCGTGAGGAGTATATAGAAGAAATCCATACACCACAGGCATGTATCCCTGTATGGTTTGATACACCAAGAGATGCTGGTATCGGCTTTACTTATGTAAAGGAAGATAAAGCTTTATTGGTGGTATGTAATACTAATGTACATCAAAGTGTTCATTTGCATATCCACACGGAGAATTTAATGAGTGAGCTGCCATTTCGTTATCAAAGCATCTTACAGATCTATTCCACAAATGATCCTTATATCCATGATGTATTCATGGATGATTTCCAGAATATCCCTATGGACTTTGCGCCGGGAGAAATTAAGTTTATTGAATTTAAGGCACAATAG
- the dapB gene encoding 4-hydroxy-tetrahydrodipicolinate reductase: MNIVVVGFGKMGQLVKKTAEEHGHQVVMVVDITNCQDLDALQEKVDCVIDFSHPDNLSWMIPYVKKSGAALVCGTTGLNDLQRKQIEDLKDSNRVIYSANYSFGIAVFKEVLSLITPMLEDGFDIEVIEKHHNQKQDAPSGTAKLLVETMNPDHEYKEVHGRNGMVGKRQKEIGIHAVRGGTVAGEHTVMFLGDDESFEITHTATSRQIFVNGAIRAAEFLMKQENGSYTMKDLLFKN; the protein is encoded by the coding sequence ATGAATATCGTAGTTGTCGGCTTTGGTAAAATGGGACAGCTGGTAAAGAAAACAGCAGAGGAGCATGGTCATCAGGTCGTCATGGTAGTGGATATTACCAACTGTCAGGATTTAGATGCTTTACAGGAAAAAGTGGATTGTGTCATTGATTTCTCTCATCCAGATAATCTATCATGGATGATTCCCTATGTGAAAAAAAGTGGTGCTGCCCTGGTTTGTGGTACTACAGGATTAAATGATTTACAGCGTAAACAGATTGAAGATTTAAAAGACAGTAATCGTGTGATCTATTCTGCGAACTATTCTTTTGGTATCGCTGTGTTTAAAGAAGTTCTTTCATTGATTACACCAATGCTGGAAGATGGTTTTGATATCGAAGTGATTGAAAAACATCATAACCAGAAACAGGATGCGCCAAGTGGAACTGCGAAATTATTAGTGGAAACCATGAATCCTGATCATGAATATAAAGAAGTACACGGTCGTAATGGCATGGTTGGAAAACGCCAGAAGGAAATTGGTATCCATGCAGTACGTGGTGGAACTGTTGCTGGTGAACATACCGTTATGTTTTTAGGGGATGATGAAAGTTTTGAAATCACCCATACAGCAACAAGTCGTCAAATCTTTGTGAATGGTGCAATTCGTGCAGCGGAATTTCTGATGAAACAGGAAAATGGCAGCTATACCATGAAAGATCTATTATTCAAAAACTAA
- a CDS encoding 4-hydroxy-tetrahydrodipicolinate synthase — MIKGSIVALITPFHEDGSVNFEKLEELLEWHVANHTDGILVLGTTGESSTMTHEEDDAVVEFTLKVINKRLPVIVGAGSNCTQTAVEKSIKYEKMGADYLLIISPYYNKANNQGMIAHFTAVADAVNIPIIMYNIPGRTGVAISEDAVKVLSKHPNICGIKEASGNISYATNIARYLNDDFAMYSGNDDMITSMLSLGASGVISVLANVLPKETHDMVMDYLNGDVKKSLEAQLKYLDLIHALFIEVNPIPVKEALNIMGKGVGGYRLPLCEMSDAHKEVLAQALHEVGL; from the coding sequence ATGATTAAGGGTAGTATTGTAGCATTGATTACACCGTTCCACGAAGATGGCAGTGTAAATTTTGAAAAACTTGAGGAATTATTGGAATGGCATGTTGCCAATCACACAGATGGTATTCTAGTATTGGGTACCACTGGTGAAAGTTCTACCATGACACATGAAGAAGATGATGCAGTTGTGGAATTCACATTAAAGGTTATCAACAAGCGTTTGCCAGTCATTGTTGGTGCAGGCAGCAACTGTACACAGACAGCTGTGGAAAAGAGTATAAAATACGAAAAAATGGGCGCAGATTATCTGTTGATTATTTCTCCATACTACAACAAGGCGAATAATCAGGGTATGATTGCACACTTTACTGCCGTTGCGGATGCTGTGAATATTCCAATTATCATGTATAACATTCCTGGAAGAACTGGTGTCGCAATCAGTGAAGATGCTGTGAAAGTATTAAGTAAACATCCGAATATCTGTGGCATCAAGGAAGCTAGTGGAAATATTTCATACGCTACCAACATTGCACGTTATTTAAATGATGATTTCGCAATGTACAGTGGAAATGATGATATGATTACTAGTATGTTATCTTTAGGTGCTAGTGGTGTCATTTCTGTACTTGCCAATGTATTGCCAAAGGAAACACATGATATGGTTATGGACTATCTGAATGGCGATGTTAAAAAATCATTAGAAGCTCAGTTAAAATATCTGGATTTGATTCACGCTTTATTTATTGAAGTCAACCCAATCCCAGTAAAAGAAGCATTGAATATTATGGGCAAAGGCGTTGGCGGTTATCGTCTACCTTTATGTGAAATGAGTGATGCGCATAAAGAAGTACTGGCACAGGCATTGCATGAGGTGGGACTATGA